The genomic interval CCACAACCGCCCGCGCGTCCACAGGGCCCGGCGAACTCCCGGCGAGGAAGGCAGCATGAGCTCACGTCAGCGCGGCGGCGCGTGGCGCGGAGCAGCGGGGGAGGCGGTCCGGAATGAACGAGACAGTGGTGACGGTCGTGGGAAACGTCGCGACGCAGCCCGACTTCAGGGAGGCGGCGAACGGCTCGGCCGTCTCACGGTTCCGGCTGGCGGCGACGGTGCGCCGCTGGGACCGCGGCAAGGAGGAGTGGGCGGACGCCTACACCAGCTTCTACACGGTGTGGGCCTGGCGGGCGCTCGCGGAGAACGTGGTGGCGTCCGTCGGCATCGGCGAACCGGTCATCGTGCGCGGGAAGTTGCGGATCCAGGAGCGGGAGGACGGGGACCGGCGGTGGCTGTCGGCGGACATCGACGCCGCGTCGATCGGCCATGACCTCGCCCGGGGCACCTCGGCCTTCCGCAGGGTGTCGCCGTCCAGGCCGCTGCCGATCGAACCGGTGCGGATGGTGGCGGCGGTGCCGGAGCGAGTACCGGAGCGCGTGACCGCCACGGCGTCGGCAGGAGCGGCGGAACGCGCATCGCGGCGGCCCCCGGAACAGGACGTAGAGCCGCCCCCGGAACGAGCCCCGCGACCGGCCTCGGAACCGGTCGTCGAACCGGCTTGAAATGGGGGATTTGCCCCAGTGATTTATCGATAATGCCAGGTCAGGTGGCGTGTGAGGGTAACGATTCCGATTCGGATCGGTTGAGCAGTGCCCTGAGTGGGGATGATCACCAGCTCGCTCTTTAAGATCACGTTCGCAGCACGTGGCAACGGGGGCGTCTGAGTTTTGAGTTCGCTGGCGAGGCGCATCGACATGGTTCTGCGATCGCCCGGAAGGAAATCGATGATTTCTGTCATGAGGCGGAGGGCTGTCCGCTGTGCCGCAGCGGCGCTGGTGTCGGGCCTGGCCGCGGTAGGCACGATAGCCGCGGGGGGACCGGCGGTGGCGGACGACGCGCCGCAGAGCCCCGGCGGGGTCACCGCCACGCTCGGCAGGATCACCGCGGGATCCGGCGCCGTCGTGCACGACCGGCGCAAGACCGGGGAGATGACGGCCGGTCTGTTCGAGATGAAGGTCGACGGCGGCGGCTCGCTCCAGACCTACTGCGTCGACATACTCACCAACACGGTGGACGGCGCGCGGTACAAGGAGGTGGGCTGGGGCGAGTCGTCCCTGCACGCCAACAAGAACGCCGGGAAGATCCGCTGGATCCTCCAGCACTCCTACCCCCAGGTGAACGACCTCGCCGCGCTCGCCAAGGACGCCGACACGGGCGCGCTGAACGCCGATACGGCCGCCGCCGGCACCCAGGTCGCCATCTGGCGCTACTCCGACGGCGTCGAGGTCGACGCCAAGGACCCCGCCGCCGAGAAGCTCGCCGACTACCTCTACAAGAACGCCCGCGACACCGACGAGCCCGAGGCGTCGCTCAGGCTGACCCCGCCGGCGGTCTCCGGGCGGTCCGGCCAGAAGCTCGGCCCGGTCACCGTCCACACCAACGCGAGCAGCGTCACCGTCAGCCCCTCCGGTGAGGCCGCCGCCAAGGGCGTGCGGATCGTCGACAAGGACGGCAAGCCGGTCACCTCCACGCGCGACGGCGGCGAGCTCTTCTTCGACGTGCGGCCGGGCGTCCGCGACGGCTCCCTGGCCCTGCGGGCCATGGCCGCCACCAAGGTCCCGGTCGGCCGGGTCTTCATCGGCGACCACACCACGACGCAGACCCAGATCCTGGCCGGCTCCAGCGAGAGCACGGTCTCGGCCTCCGCCACGGCCACCTGGGCGACGAAGGGCGCCATCCCGGCCCTCTCCGCCCGGAAGAACTGCGCCAAGGGCGGCGTGGAGGTCACCGCCGACAACCAGGGCGACGCCCCCTACACCTTCGAGCTCGACGGAGCGAAGCACACCGTCCCGGCCGGCCGGACGGAGACGATCTTCGTGAAGGTGGCCGAGGACCAGGCCTACAAGTTCACGATCAGGGGACCGCACGGGCTCGCCCGGACCTTCTCCGGGATCCTGGACTGCGCGACGGCGGAGACCGGCGCG from Streptomyces albireticuli carries:
- a CDS encoding Cys-Gln thioester bond-forming surface protein, producing MISVMRRRAVRCAAAALVSGLAAVGTIAAGGPAVADDAPQSPGGVTATLGRITAGSGAVVHDRRKTGEMTAGLFEMKVDGGGSLQTYCVDILTNTVDGARYKEVGWGESSLHANKNAGKIRWILQHSYPQVNDLAALAKDADTGALNADTAAAGTQVAIWRYSDGVEVDAKDPAAEKLADYLYKNARDTDEPEASLRLTPPAVSGRSGQKLGPVTVHTNASSVTVSPSGEAAAKGVRIVDKDGKPVTSTRDGGELFFDVRPGVRDGSLALRAMAATKVPVGRVFIGDHTTTQTQILAGSSESTVSASATATWATKGAIPALSARKNCAKGGVEVTADNQGDAPYTFELDGAKHTVPAGRTETIFVKVAEDQAYKFTIRGPHGLARTFSGILDCATAETGAAATTDGGGAGTKATLASRMSPASTGGTGKGTVNASVDGDLAVTGGGNANPTFTGIAIALIVVGSGAVYLLRREKAASGE
- a CDS encoding single-stranded DNA-binding protein — its product is MNETVVTVVGNVATQPDFREAANGSAVSRFRLAATVRRWDRGKEEWADAYTSFYTVWAWRALAENVVASVGIGEPVIVRGKLRIQEREDGDRRWLSADIDAASIGHDLARGTSAFRRVSPSRPLPIEPVRMVAAVPERVPERVTATASAGAAERASRRPPEQDVEPPPERAPRPASEPVVEPA